In Lodderomyces elongisporus chromosome 1, complete sequence, a genomic segment contains:
- the APN2 gene encoding Class II abasic (AP) endonuclease, whose amino-acid sequence MERILSQEPFTKITRKNSQSIRFITFNVNGVKTVFNYHPWNKFNNDFNAMFNSLEADIITLQELKLTEQTMGMLKNIGHLDDFRSFISLPSTKKGYSGVGLFVRIPRSSAQQECLTVVKAEEGITGWLCARGSDKSYREVEGKVEGTQEEDGHDASIGGYTDITKEEGLELDSQGRCVAIELANNCVVFALYCPANSMGTDEGEAFRMKFLTHLLLRCQNLDRIGKKVVVMGDINVSLDLIDSAEGINDRLMKNLITDCRDGHTFEVQNYEECCGFKTSRSFRQLLNSYVFSSMWHSLSPESEKMNNQFLYDTTRYIQGRRRKMYTVWNTLTSSRQINYGSRIDLILCNSHEMVKSISNADIWPFILGSDHCPVFTDFDLLPRKDDVGDFPIQQYTKLAFEAKNHYKLNKSRDISTLFLNGRIKKRQTTESDSDTSVVSASTTWTNTEEPQELKDLHTCTQPTPLSSQHNEGNKKRPSSRLIYTSRKVKKPSKPQKPINQFFS is encoded by the coding sequence atggAGCGAATACTTTCACAAGAACCATTCACAAAAATCACACGCAAGAATTCACAATCTATTCGTTTTATAACTTTCAATGTTAACGGAGTGAAGACAGTATTTAACTATCATCCCTGGAACAAGTTCAACAATGACTTCAACGCAATGTTCAACTCTCTAGAAGCAGATATTATTACATTGCAAGAGTTGAAACTCACAGAGCAAACTATGGGGATGCTAAAGAATATCGGACATCTTGATGATTTCCGATCCTTCATTAGCCTACCGTCTACGAAAAAAGGATATAGTGGAGTAGGCTTGTTTGTGCGAATACCACGTAGTTCCGCGCAACAAGAATGTCTAACGGTGGTGAAAGCCGAAGAAGGGATCACTGGATGGTTGTGCGCAAGAGGATCTGATAAATCATATCGAGAAGTAGAGGGGAAAGTTGAAGGAACACAGGAAGAGGATGGACACGACGCGTCTATTGGTGGATATACAGATattacaaaagaagaaggattGGAATTGGACAGTCAAGGAAGATGTGTAGCAATTGAATTGGCAAACAATTGTGTTGTCTTTGCATTGTATTGCCCAGCAAATTCAATGGGTACAGACGAAGGCGAAGCTTTTCGGATGAAATTCCTTACTCATTTACTTTTACGATGCCAGAATCTTGACAGAATCGGCAAAAAGGTAGTAGTCATGGGTGATATCAACGTGAGCTTGGACCTAATAGATAGCGCTGAGGGTATCAATGATCGATTAATGAAGAATCTTATTACCGATTGTCGCGATGGACATACATTTGAGGTGCAAAACTATGAAGAATGTTGTGGATTCAAAACATCACGACTGTTTCGGCAATTATTGAATAGTTATGTGTTTTCTTCAATGTGGCATAGCCTACTGCcggaaagtgaaaaaatgaataatcAGTTTTTATACGATACAACTCGATACATCCAAGGTAGAAGACGTAAGATGTACACGGTGTGGAATACATTAACGAGCTCACGACAAATTAATTATGGATCGAGAATAGATTTGATTCTTTGCAACTCACACGAAATGGTTAAATCCATTTCGAATGCCGATATATGGCCATTTATATTGGGAAGTGATCATTGTCCCGTGTTTACCGATTTCGATTTATTACCCAGGAAAGATGATGTAGGTGATTTTCCTATACAACAATATACTAAATTAGCATTTGAAGCGAAAAACCATTacaaattaaacaaaagcaGAGATATTTCAACACTTTTCCTTAAtggaagaataaaaaaaagacaaacaaCAGAGTCCGATTCAGATACCTCAGTTGTATCGGCAAGCACCACTTGGACGAACACTGAAGAACCACAAGAGCTCAAGGACTTGCATACTTGCACCCAGCCAACTCCCTTATCATCACAACACAATGagggaaataaaaagagacCATCAAGTCGACTTATTTATACTAGTAGGAAAGTCAAAAAGCCATCAAAGCCTCAAAAACCTATTAATCAGTTTTTTTCGTAA
- the PEA2 gene encoding Ccoiled-coil polarisome protein, giving the protein MFNTESPFTQTHGAKYSTKNAELLNYQLKNDYSASIDQLHNLSSSSTSTSTSSSSSTSTATSSSTSNHQITGNRVYQDPFNAQLQKRIDSGSTSVSLSTMPSLMSSNASTSPSDTEDETVLAKSQYEQPNYVTLKILVERSILETMDNDGTVLTLEEFEHVKSKIEEQNELKTYLKSKLSLTHQFIKAILDDRENSDNGASEIDASFLKRTLKISSSLQQNLDNVNDDLINLQKKLYQHIMSCWMLYVDNNDPFELAYKYGADNSSNINNISNSNSNSNSSNDNGNGNGSRSNLTNSLHSRATTKEVESIFAYIASVAAQHNITLPTPEPEQGSSSTAYLEQCINTLVLKAPATSSTTESSLSKNDQFFFTSVASSPTSIKSPIKSASEYKTAMNDLQFTIQFLTKELEMSKTSLSKLTQKLNRLESERNSSTTSTGKKIIGNNNNMNNNNNNNNNNSSSSSTTTTTTSTTTTQETSYPSNLSIDKDEEISRLRRELYTLKISTQPSPPNTSTSASTHLSATSPLFNYIAPSTNVSPVTGGSLGPAMEHSRQGSSDHELNVHNGNRDSFDSSRGTQAAAATTTTTTTTTAPPSSSSSSSGVANALLRKEFKKIVNEMQDQYELDLTAERMRRKKLEEELAQLRSNSL; this is encoded by the coding sequence ATGTTTAATACCGAGTCTCCATTTACGCAAACACATGGTGCCAAATACTCAACGAAAAATGCTGAGTTGCTTAATTACCAGTTAAAAAATGATTACCTGGCTTCAATAGACCAGCTTCACAAtttgtcatcatcatcaacatcaacatcaacatcatcatcatcatcaacatcaacagcaacatcatcatcaacatcaaaccACCAAATAACGGGCAATAGAGTATACCAGGATCCATTCAATGCCCAactacaaaaaagaatcgaTAGCGGCTCGACCTCGGTAAGTTTGAGCACAATGCCCAGCCTCATGTCTTCAAATGCTTCTACATCCCCATCAGATACGGAAGATGAAACAGTGTTAGCTAAGTCGCAATACGAGCAGCCCAACTATGTAACGCTTAAAATACTCGTGGAAAGAAGTATACTTGAAACCATGGACAATGATGGTACGGTATTAACTTTGGAAGAGTTTGAGCATGTCAAATCCAAGATTGAAGAGCAAAACGAGCTCAAAACGTACCTCAAGTCAAAGCTCCTGCTAACACACCAGTTTATAAAAGCAATACTAGACGATAGAGAGAACAGTGATAATGGTGCCAGTGAAATTGACGCGTCTTTTCTCAAGAGGACCTTAAAGATCTCGCTGTCTCTACAACAGAATCTCGATAACGTGAATGACGATTTAATAAACCTCcagaaaaaattgtatcAACACATAATGTCGTGCTGGATGTTGTACGTTGACAACAACGACCCATTTGAGTTGGCATACAAATATGGAGCtgacaacagcagcaacatcaataacatcagcaacagcaacagcaacagcaacagcagcaatgacaatggcaatggcaatggAAGTAGGAGTAACTTGACTAACTCATTGCATTCTCGTGCAACTACAAAAGAGGTTGAATCTATTTTTGCGTACATTGCCAGTGTTGCAGCTCAGCATAATATCACACTCCCAACTCCAGAGCCAGAACAAGGCTCTTCACTGACTGCATATCTTGAACAATGCATAAATACATTAGTCCTAAAAGCACCGGCAACATCATCGACTACCGAAAGCTCTTTGTCAAAAAATGAtcagttttttttcacctCAGTGGCTTCGTCGCCTACTTCAATAAAATCACCAATAAAATCTGCTTCCGAATACAAGACAGCAATGAACGACCTACAATTCACAATCCAATTCTTAACTAAGGAATTGGAAATGTCCAAGACAAGTTTATCTAAACTTACACAGAAACTCAATCGCTTAGAATCGGAACGCAACTCGTCAACAACATCTACAGGCAAGAAGATCAttggcaacaacaataacatgaacaacaacaacaacaacaacaacaacaacagcagcagcagcagcaccaccaccactaccacaagcaccaccacaacacaAGAGACCTCATATCCACTGAATCTTTCCATCgataaagatgaagagatTTCGCGACTCAGAAGAGAATTGTACACATTGAAAATATCAACACAGCCAAGCCCTCCAAACACAAGCACAAGTGCCTCGACCCATCTATCAGCAACATCACCTTTGTTCAACTATATAGCACCATCAACAAATGTGTCTCCAGTGACGGGAGGATCGTTGGGACCAGCAATGGAACACTCTCGACAGGGCTCAAGTGATCATGAACTCAATGTGCACAATGGTAATCGAGATTCATTTGATTCTTCTAGAGGTACacaagcagcagcagcaacaacaacaacaacaacaacaaccacagcGCCACCATCCTCttcgtcgtcgtcatccGGTGTTGCCAATGCATTGTTGAGaaaagagtttaaaaaGATTGTCAATGAAATGCAAGATCAGTATGAGTTGGACTTAACAGCAGAACGAATGCGTAGGAAGAAACTTGAAGAGGAACTTGCACAACTCAGAAGCAACTCTTTATAA